The Mauremys mutica isolate MM-2020 ecotype Southern chromosome 1, ASM2049712v1, whole genome shotgun sequence genome has a segment encoding these proteins:
- the LOC123356989 gene encoding golgin subfamily A member 3-like, with amino-acid sequence MGTAASADLIRITERWGEKFPSDALSRLLRWGRRGGLSVQSSNNTVWERLGCELWKSVAQGDKEVFSLSPVWLTAQRRLEEFEDERRQLQKMADFAVTLERELEQVKLILHQRDLQFESLQQEHLVLMKQLTLTQESLHTKEQSLNDLQTQYDELVVRLEEFQGDVISKDDTIQYLQNEKIVLEVALQAAKASEEELDEGANFLGESTEAVSEILAQLSQMENLQQESASLKKQTQKVKEQFLQQKLMVETYQRDASSQDQLISELKSTKKRLDLEVKELKRELLKLRSEKQSIDVECSRLQKEVSQVHQQIVELESHLQSVQKEQDAQIADGGNNQASHERIQALEIELQAVSHSKMMSEKELQEVISLTSQELRESRDFRRKIKRLEEINKKLALELEHERGKLTGFGQSNIALREHSNIPETVLAEREADLVQLNLRVQAVLNIQALQTALEREKSKVNNLQKQVAAAKVDAAHNHRHYRAAVLELSEIKKELQAKELLVQTLQAEVDKLHAIIECAHASFKALLLRQKGGICSERADALDKTPAARLLQALYVLNWLHLGKNSQVPPAIKHVSGMTGEEQGAAPRPSVKWFDYQQQIWKGPVDLLTWGRGYVCVATDAGPRWMPARWVRPWLRPPE; translated from the coding sequence atgggaactgctgcgtcagcagatttgatacgcatcacggagcggtggggagaaaagttcccctctgatgcgttATCCCGCCTGTTGCGGTGGGGACGAAGAGGGGGACTTTCCGTTCAATCAAGTAATAATACTGTTTGGGAGCGgttgggctgtgagctctggaaatcggtggctcagggcgataaggaggttttctccctgagtccagtatggctcaCCGCGCAGAGACGATTGGAGGAGTTTGAGGATGAGAGAAGACAACTTCAGAAAATGGCTGATTTTGCAGTAACACTGGAGCGAGAACTGGAACAGGTTAAATTGATTCTGCATCAGCGAGATCTACAGTTTGAATCTTTACAGCAAGAGCATCTAGTGCTCATGAAGCAGCTCACCTTAACCCAAGAATCATTGCACACCAAAGAGCAGTCCCTAAATGACCTACAGACTCAATATGATGAGCTGGTGGTCAGGTTAGAGGAATTCCAGGGTGATGTTATTTCTAAGGATGACACGATCCAATATTTGCAGAATGAGAAGATTGTCCTAGAggtagctctgcaggcagcaaaagCAAGCGAAGAAGAACTTGATGAAGGAGCAAACTTCTTAGGTGAAAGTACTGAGGCAGTATCAGAAATCTTGGCACAATTGAGCCAGATGGAAAATCTGCAACAGGAAAGTGCCAGCCTGAAGAAACAGACCCAAAAAGTAAAGGAGCAGTTCTTACAGCAAAAGTTAATGGTGGAAACTTATCAAAGAGATGCAAGttcacaggaccagctgattagtgaattgaaatctacaaagaagcggctggatttggaagtgaaagaattaaaacgggagttactgaaacttcgaagtgaaaagcagtccattgatgttgaatgctcaagacttcagaaggaagtatcccaggttcaccagcagatagtggagttagaaagccacctccagtcagtgcaaaaagaacaggatgcacaaatcgctgatggaggaaataaccaggcTTCCCATGAACGGATTCAAGCTTTGGAGATAGAGCTGCAGGCTGTTAGCCACAGTAAGATGATGTCggagaaagagctgcaagaagtaatTTCACTCACCAGCCAGGAGCTTCGAGAATCTAGAGATTTCAGGAGAAAGATAAAACGtttggaagaaataaacaagaaattGGCCCTCGAACTGGAACATGAACGGGGGAAGCTCACTGGTTTTGGTCAGTCTAACATTGCTTTGCGAGAGCACAGCAACATCCCCGAAACAGtactagcagagagagaggcagacctggtgcagctgaatctccgggttcaagcagtcctaaatattcaagctttacagactgccttagaaagagaaaagtcaaaagttaataaccttcaaaagcaggttgcggcagccaaagtagatgcagcacataaccatcgtcattatagagctgctgttcttgagctgagtgaaattaagaaggagctacaagccaaagaactgcTTGTCCAAACCCTTCAGGCTGAAGTAGACAAACTACACGCTATTATTGAATGTGCTCATGCCTCTTTTAAGGCGCTCCTtttaagacaaaaaggggggatttgcagtgagcgggcagacgccttggataagacgcctgccgctcggttGCTGCAAGCTCTTTACGTGCTTAATTGGTTACATCTtggtaaaaacagccaggtgccccccgcgattaaacatgtcagcgggatgactggggaagagcagggtgcggccccccgaccctcggtcaaatggtttgattatcagcagcaaatatggaaaggaccagttgacttgctaacgtggggcaggggttatgtgtgtgttgccactgatgcggGTCCTAGGTGGATGCCAGCgaggtgggtccggccttggttgCGTCCTCCGGAGTGa